The genomic DNA TCCATTGCGGCAATTATTATTGTCGGAGTTCCCGGATATCTTTATCTTGAGTGGCGTGCGCGCAAAAGCCGTGAAAAAGGTTTGGTCTTTGTGGAAGATCCCAAACATATTGAATCGGCGCAGAATCAGAACCTGCCGTCCTGGCATTGGCTTGCTGGTTTGCTCCCCATTGTCACCGTCATCGTGACACTTAACGTATTTGAATGGCATATTGTCATGGCGTTGCTATCCGGCATTATCGTTTGCTGTCTCATCAATTTTGCGCAGTTCAAAATTCTTCTCCCCGCTATCAGCGCGGGCGCAAACGGTTCTCTCACGGCAATCATGAACACCTCCTGCGCAGTTGGCTTCGGCTCTGTCGTCAAGGCGGTTCCCGGCTTTACGGCTCTGACGGGCATCATGCTCAACATGCCGGGCAGCATCCTCTTCTCACAAGCGGTTGCCGTTAACGTTTTGGCAGGTGCAACCGGATCAGCTTCCGGCGGTATGTCCATCGCGCTCAGTGCGCTTGCACCGCAGTATCTGGAAAAGGCCATGGCAATTGGTCTTAACCCCGAATATCTGCACCGTATTGCTTCGCTCTCCTCGGGCGGTCTTGATACGCTTCCTCACAACGGCGCCGTTTTAACCCTGCTGGCAGTTTCAAATTGCACGCATAAAGAATCTTATCTGGATATATGCGTCACCACCTGCATTATACCGGTTATCGGCTCGTTGCTGCTCGCGCTAATTTGGGGCCTCATAATTTAACAGTGCTTCTAAGCTTGAATACACCAAGAAAGGGAGGAAGAAAAATTGAGTAAAAAACTTGTTACCGCTACTGAAGCGGTATCGGAAATTCATGACGGCGCAACTGTCATGATAAGCGGATTTCTAGGTACAGGAACACCAGAAATTTTGATAGATGCATTGGTCGCGAAGGGTGTGCGTCACCTCACAGTTATTGCTAATGATGGCGGTCTTCCTGCAAAAGAAGGTACAACCGCGCGCGGAATCGGAAAACTGCTTGAGCGCGGAATGATCGATCATATTATAGCATCTCACGTCGGCAT from Oscillospiraceae bacterium MB24-C1 includes the following:
- a CDS encoding GntP family permease → MNVSMMGIFIGLVLLMFLAYKGHSIVWVAPVCAALVAVLSGMSILDTYVGNYMEGLAGYVKTWFPAFFLGAVYGKVMDITGSARSLAEKLVSIIGAQRAVAAVVLPCLLMTYGGISLFVVVFVIYPMGYAIYRAANLPRTLLPGAIAYGAFGITMTAVPGTPQIQNLIPMNFYGTTPMAAPTMSIAAIIIVGVPGYLYLEWRARKSREKGLVFVEDPKHIESAQNQNLPSWHWLAGLLPIVTVIVTLNVFEWHIVMALLSGIIVCCLINFAQFKILLPAISAGANGSLTAIMNTSCAVGFGSVVKAVPGFTALTGIMLNMPGSILFSQAVAVNVLAGATGSASGGMSIALSALAPQYLEKAMAIGLNPEYLHRIASLSSGGLDTLPHNGAVLTLLAVSNCTHKESYLDICVTTCIIPVIGSLLLALIWGLII